ACCCATGTGGTGCGCAACGGTCTCACCCACTCGGGCACTCCGGGGTTCCGGTGCCGGGGGTGCGACCGGCGGTTCGTTGCGGACCCGAAGACCGGACCGGTCCCGGAGGCCACGAAGGATCTGGTGCGGCGCCTGTTGGCCGAGCGCATGGGAATCCGGGCCATCGCGCGGGCCGTCGGGGTGTCCCGGTCGTGGCTCCAAGGGTTCGTCAACGAGCTGTATCGACAGGAGACCCCACACGAGCCGGGACCGCCCCCAAAAAGTGCGGCCCGGTCGTGATCGAGGCCGACGAATTGTGGAGCTTCGTGGGTTCCAAGGGTGATGTCCATTGGGTCTGGGTAGCCCTGGACTTGGGCACCCGGCGGGTGCTCGCAATGGTTCTCGGGGACCGGTCCGCAGCCACGGCCCAACGGCTCTGGGACGCGCTCCCGCGCGGGTACCGGACCGGGGTCACCGTGTACACCGACTTCCTCGCCTCGTACCGTGGCGTGATCCCACGCGCCCGGCATCGACCCGTGGGCAAGGACACGGGCCTCACCGCCCACATCGAACGGTTCTGGCTTACCCTGAGACAACGATGCGCCCGACTCGTGCGCAAGACTCTCACGTTCTCCAAGTGCCCCAGGAACCACCTCGGCGCCTTGTGGTATTTCATACGCCTGTACAACGAATCCCGACATTAGGGCCACTACCCGTTTACGTGGGGTGACGTCGGCGATCTTGATCTCCGTCGGCACCGTCTCATCGCTGCCACCCATGCCCGGCATGCTTCTCGCAGACTCACGTGAGCACGACCATCAGTTCGTCGTACAGTAATCGTAAATCGCCCAGAACTTCGGTCCGTACCCTTTCACCGTTACCTGATAGTTCTTTGTCCCGGCGAAGGTCAGTGTAAACGATTTGCCGTCGAACGCGCTCGCGACATCCGAAAAGTGATAATTGCTGGGACCAAACCTTGCCCGTTCGCGGTTACCGGCGTTCTCGCTTCGTTCACTTCCGGTGGCGCCGCCGGTGCCCCTCGGGTAAACTGCTTCCGCCCCTCACAGAGACGCTCATGCGATGACTGACGCTGATCGTATTCGCCCTCCCGACGGCCGTAGCTGCCCCGGTGCCGAAGCACCTGATGCCGAAGGACGAGCCGTACTGGCCCACCACCGTTGGCACGAAGTGGGGATACGATCATAAGGAGTTCACGTTCACCGAGCAGATCACCAGGGCCGAGCCGATCAAGGACGGGGTCCGGGTTACAGTTCGGGTGCGCATGAAAGGCGAGTGGGATGACACCTACGACGTGGGGACGGCCGGGGCGACCCAGCGCACGTGCGATAGTTGAACGGTGGACACGAGGGTACTCCGGTTCCCGATCAAGCCCGGAGACGTGTGGCCGCTCGTCATCCCGATCCAGAAGGGGCTCGTGTGCGACGGTGGTACGGTTACCGTCGGCGACAGTGAGGATGTCAAAGTGCCGGCCGGGACGTTCCGAGCGACGAGCGTGGCGATTCTGGTCACAGAAGTGGACGGGCAGCCACTCGCGAAACCGACCACTCACATCGACTGGTACGCCAAGGGGGGGGGCTCCTCCGACGGGAGTGGAACGGCGGTGAGCGGGTGCTCAAGTCCTTCACCCCCGGCAAGAAGTAGCTATTACGAGAGAGAATACGATGCGCACGTTACTCTATTGCATGCTGCTAGCGGCCTTCTGCGGAACGACTGTGGCGGACGACAAAACGGACGAGAAGATCGACGCCACGAAACTGGTGGGAGTTACAGATTTCTTTATTTTCGAGTTCACGAAAGACGCGCGAGTATTCATGAGCCTCGTCGGGGACCTCGGCAAGGCTATCTACAGCACCGACGGCAACAAGTGAATCATCAAAGTGACGGTAAATGACACGACCGAAGAGATGGCAGTGAAGGTCCTGAAGCTCACAGGTACGGAGCTCGCACTTCAGTTGCCTGGCGGGAAAAAGAACGAGCTCGTCCGATTCCAGGAAAAGTAGCTCTCGAGGACCAGCTTCGTGTTAACCGTTCTAAAACTGGCAGGCAACAGACCGCGGGTGAGCCAAGCCCGCAACCAAACCGGGCGACCGGGCAGCGAGGAAGTAGGCTTCCTAAAGCTGTGAACCCATGATCACATGGTGGCCTTCCGTGAATTGCTTGGGGAGCTACTTCTTTTGAGTTGAGAGCCACTGTGACGCCGCGACCTGCCCGCCGGCGTCGTTGATTTCAGAAGCAAGAACACCCGCCAATTGGCGGGTGTTCTTCTTTGTGACCCGATGTGGGGGTGAGGCGCGGGTCTCTGTAATTAGGCCGCCAAAAGCGCGACTACTACGGAAACGAGTGCGATCAGTAGGGTGGCCGAGTACGCTCCCGGTCCCCAGTCCGAGTCGTCGATTTCGTCCATCGTCGCTCCAAAGGTGTTCGGAATAGATCCCGGCCCGAGCCGGTCAGTAAGCCCGGACGGTTCGCCCAAGTGACCAGGGACCGCGAGAAAAACACCGGCGGCGGAGGGCCCAACTCCGGCGCCATAGCCGCGCCTCCCAAACGGCAACCAACCCTAGCTCAGGATCGTGCCGCCTGAAGGGGTGCGGATGTCAGGGTTAGTCCCACTTCTCGACACCCGCCCTCGAGCGGGTGTCGAGAAGTGGGACCTGCCCAGGATCTTCCGGGAAGAGGTTATTTGGCATTTCGCTTGCACGACTGGGCACTGAAGCGTGCCGTTTGTGCCTGTAGGTGGGTGAGCGGAAAGAACATGAGTGGTGCCGAAGTGCCGAAGTTCCGGACGGGCGATTACGTTATTCGGGCCGGGCGCCCGGCGATCATCGAGCGGGGAATCGTGCGCGACGCGATTCCCATCTCGACCGGACTCGTGAACCATTGGTGGGTGTACTGGGAGGTGACGGAACTGAAGATCGAGCACGAGAGCGATCTGATCCTCGACCCGGACCCCGGCCCGTGATTCGGACCAACCGCGCGCGTGCACCGGACGCGATTCCAAGTGCCCGTTACGACATTCGCTCGCTCTTGCTTTTGTAGCCTCTCATAGCGGATCGAAAAGCATTCGAGTTTCGCGATCGGCGCGGTCGTCGATCGCGTTTAGGATGATGTCGGTTGAATCAGGAGGCCTCTCCCATGAGTTCCGATCCCGCGGCGCGTTACCTCGCCTTCGCCGTCACGGTGAACCCGAATCATCCGGGCGGATCGAATTCTCAGCACCAACTGAAGTACCGACTCGTTTTCACCACCAGCCAGCTTTCAGTCGCCCGGGGCGACTCCTCGGTAACGTGCGTTGACCCGCTGGCCCCGAGGTGGGCCGAAGAGCGGTACCCGCCGCACCGGGTGCCCCTGCTTAACTTGATGGAGCGCGAGCACGTTTTCGCCCCTTATGTCATCGAGAGGATGCTCGGCGACGTTTGGACGGATTGGCTGGCCGGGTTCCTGACCGATGACGAACTCGAGAACCGGGTGGTGCGCATCTTCAACTGGATCGAGTTCGTGACCCAGTCCCGCTCGCGGCTGATCCCCCGGTTCTAAACAGCGGTTACCACTCCGGCACCGGCGTCGCTCCACCTGGAGACTCATCGGCGCTTGCACCAGGTGCCGGATCGGTCATGCTGGGGGCGGTAAACGAATTTCATACACCACGTTAGGTGAGCACTCACATGCTCAGTGCAGCACTCGTTGTTCTAATGAGCGTCACGGGGGACACTTCACAGGTATCACTCCCGACCATCAAGCTCCTCAGCCCGAACCGTATTCAGAGAACCAAATACCTACACTCACTGGAGAAAGCAGCCGCTAAGTACGAGAAGGAAATTGAACGGTTCAGAGCCCTCTCAATGATTCCCATACTACCCCTACCCGCGATGCCAACTCAAGAGCAACAGCAAGAGAACCTCAAGCTCCGATTGGATCAGGCACGCTATCAGCAGCAGTTAGGCGTCACACTTAGGTTGCATGAAAATATCGTCAAAAGGATCGCTGAAGTCCGCGGAGAGCTGAAGCCCTGAACATCCGTTTGTCCGTCATCAGCCGCCGAGGTGCTCGACCACTCCCGCGGTCCGGGGCCGCACGCGCGGGTGCTGGGTTATTGATCTCGTGTTGGGGAAGGTGCTACAGTCGAGCGAGAGTTAGCGGGCTCGCTTAGGATTTTAAGCGGTTGTGGGTCCGGTCGGCTTTACCCCCGGCTCCTGAACGGGTAGGCAGCACTTTCTCCGCCCACAGCATTGCGGCCACGTGGACCGCGTGTAAGTCTTACGCTCTTGGTCCGTGATCCGTGTCTGGTGCCCGCAGCGGGGGCACCACAAGTGATGCTCGGGCGCCGAAGAATCCTGTGCCTTTCGCTTGGCACGCTGTCGGGCCATCTTGCCTTCTACGCAGACGAATCAAAAACAGCGCCGGCGGGGTCCACGCACCGGCGCTGCATCGCACGTCCCCTTCACGGGCGAGAGTTAAAAGTAACAACACCACCCCGGCGCACAATAGCGGTAGGACACGTTCTCGATTGCCGCCCAGTAGTTCCAGCTTCGCGACTCACGCCGCCTACTATTCATTGCCCATAAAGGCCGCCCGGCGACAGGGGGTGAGGGGCTCAACCGTTCATGGCCGGCCACTGTCATGGGGTAAGGCGCGAGTACCCTGCGGCCCCTGCGATTCCGCTATGACCGCCCTAGTCGGGGCGCCCTGGTTCGGACGGCCTCAACCTCGGCCAGACGGACGGGTACAAGGGCCACGCGCCCAGCCGATCTTTTTCGCTCACGTCTCGGGCTCGAGGTTCGCGGATCTCGCTTGAAACCGTTGGCTGCGCCCTGCTCGCGTGGCTCGCGATCGGTGCGGTGCTGGCGCCGCTCGTCGGCAAGACGCTGGCTGCACACCAACAGGAAGACGCGGAGAGCTACAGAGGTGGTGCGCGTTCAGCGCGATCCATCAACCATTCCGTGCCACGCCGGCCCACTCCAAGGGCAGAGCCAATTTCACCCCAGACGGGTGAAGCAACTCGATTCGACCCTTGACCACGGATCGGACGGATCCGATGCCATCGACCCTTCCTCAAACTCAAGCGTCACAATGGTTGTTCCGTCCGCAGAAACGTCGTCATCGTCGTCACACGGCACGAGTTTCCGAGGATTTATTGCGATAGAGGATGACGACGCACGCGCCGTGGGATGGGGCGCGTTGTCACTGTCGTCACCGACCCGGCGGTAATTTCCGGGCGATTCGCTCGCGTGACAACGATGACGACAATGACGACGTTTTCTGGCTCTTTACTGACGGACCCTATGTATACATGATAGGCGCCGGGCCGCCTGCATGTCGAGTAGATCGTGGAACCGCTCATTCGGTTCAGCTCCTACGATTCGGCTCGAGGCTCTGAGCCCGAGGATGTCGCCCCACCTTCGTTGCAATCAGGAAGTGAAGGGCCAGATACTAAGTACAGCTCCCCGTAAGTAGAGGAACAGTTTAAGATTCGCAACGCAGGATGGCGAAGCCCAGGACTTCTTGAGCAAGGTTGCTCCAATGGCAAAGCGTCAACGAATCGTTTCCGTTACCGCGAAGCAGCGGGACGAACTCGACCGCTTGTTGCGACGCCCCAGCGTTGCAGCGGGACTCGCCAAACGCGCACGCGCCATCCTGCTTCTGGCCGGTGGCGTTTCGGTTTCTGCGACGGGCCGGTTGGTCGCGATGCAACGCCGGCATTTGTACAAGTGGATCGAACGCTTTCGCCAACACGGGGTGGCCGGACTCGCCGATGGCAAGCGCACGGGCCGACCGCCGGTCTTTTCCCCCCGAAGTTGCGATCCACTTGGTCAAGATCGCCTGCGAACGGCCTGACGAGGTGGGTCGGTCGTTGTCCCACTGGGATTGTGCGGAGCGGGCCCGGCAACTGATCACCGACGAGGTGGTGGGTTCGGTTTCGCCGCAGACCGTGCAACGTATTTTAGCCAACCACAAACTCAAGCCGTGGCGGAAGCACCTGTGGCTCTCGCCCAAGGCGCCGCGTGACGCCGCGTTTCGCAAGCGGGTGAAGAACATTTGCACGCTCTACACACGAAAACTGGCACCGCATGAAGCGGTGTTGTGCGTGGATGAGAAAACGAGTTTGCAGCCCCGGACGCGCTTGTCGCCGACATTGGCGGCCCAACCTGAACTGCCGGTTCGCGTGGAACATGAGTACCAACGCAAAGGAGCCTTGAATCTGTTCGCCGCCTTCGACACGCGGACGGGCAAGGTCTACGCGCACACAGCGGAACGCAAACGCCAGAAGGAGTTCATCGAATTCTTGGACCAACGGGACCGTGAGATCCCGGCATCGATCACGAAGGTTCACCTGGTGATGGACAACTTGCGGATGCACACGGGCAAGCAAGTGCGAGCCTGGTTGGAGAGGCATCCGCGCTTCAAGTTCCACCATCCGCCGGTGCATTGTTCGTGGATGAATCAAGTGGAGCAGTGGTTCAGCATCTTGCAACGCAAGCGGTTGGCCATCGCCGACTTCGCGGACAAGGCTCACTTGGCCGAACGCCTCCACGCATTTGCGGCGGAGTGGAACGAGCAGGCCCATCCGTTCAACTGGACCCGAAAGTCCGTGACGAAAATCATGGCCAAGTGCGAACTCGCCAAAGGCGAAAACCCAGTGGCGATTGCCGCATAAGATTGTTCCCCTACTTACGGGGAGCTGTACTAAGGCAGCGGGGGATCACGACTCATCCGCTCGCTTCGTTTCGCATCACTTCCGAATGAACTCGAACGCACCGGCCGGGAAGGGACCGTAGGGGGCCGAGGTGATCCCGTTCCGGGCCGCGCCAACAAATTGTTGGGGCGGGACGATGATGCGCACCTTCACGACGACGGTTTCGCCCGGTTGCGCGAAGCCCGCGTGGACCACCGCCGTCGCCAAGCCCGAGTCGAGCGTGTACACGTCGCTGCCCCAGATGTTCCCCTGTCCCGGCCCCTGAACTCCGGTCACCCGGAACACGAACTCTTTCCCGAACTGGTTCGCATAGTTCAGAAGGGTGAGCGGAGCCGGTTGCGCGTTCATGGCCGGCTCGACCGGGTCCGGCCCGGTGCGGACCAGTCGCACGTCGGTCAACTTGAGGTGCTGCTCGCCGAACTGGAACGTGCCCACGCGGAGCGACTCGGTCGTCAGTTTCCCCGCGATCTTGGAATCGTCCGTGTGAATCACGTCAAACTCGCGCGGCTCCAGGTGCGCGGCCGGCACCTTGTTGCGGACGAACGTCACGACCTCCTCGGCCCGGCGCGAGACCTCCGGGTCTTCGTGCTTGAGGGCCTTCACGAGGGACGGGTACGCCCGGTCGCGGAGCTCCTTGAGTTCCTCGGTGGCGGACTCGCGCACCTTGAAGTCCGAGTGGTTCAGCTTGGCGATCGCGGCCGCGGCCTTATCCGTGGTGGCCGCCGGGAGCCGGATCGCGAACTCGATGCGCCGGATCTCGGACACCGCGATCCGCAGGGTGCCGTGCTTGGTGACGAGTTCGAGCTTCTCGTCGAGGAGCTTCAGCTTCATGACGCTGTCGTCGATGTACTTGACTTCGACGTCGGTACCCGTGCGCGGCTTGCTCGCCTCGGACGTTGGCGCCGGTTGCGGTCCGCCCACGGTGGGCGCCGCGGAGAGCCCGAACGACAGCGCGACGGGAACGATCCAGAGAACCTTGCGAACCGTGGGCATGGGTCGCCCTCCGAAGGGTGGTGAGCCGTCCGAAACGAGAGGTCCTTGTGCTCAAACAAGCGGGAACCCGTCCGTGGGGTTGATGATGGTACCCGAGCTCCGCATGAGATCGCGCGGACGAACGTAACTGAAGATGATCCGTGAAAAAATCTGTGCCGTAAAGGGCGGTTCCGGCCGTGCCCAGATCCATACTCGGCAGCGGTTTAGGCCAGTCGAGTCGGGTGCGTTTCCACAGTTGGTGCGTGGGTTCTCCGATTGCGGCGCGTATCGGAGTTCTATCCGACGCGGGTAACGCCGATGCACACCTGGAGCTTGAACCCTTTCGCTACGCAGAAAAACGGCGACCGTTGTGTTACGAGAGCGTGCCTTCAGAACTGAACGCAGTAACTCCGGAGCCGTTGGCGGTATTGGGCACAATGGGGCACGGGCCGAGAGCAACACTTTTACGACTACCTCACGGATGCGGATCCGTAGTACTCGCGCGGCACGTCCGCGGACCTCTGCTCGAGCGGTACCGGACCGTGCCCGAGGTCTCCCAGACGGCCCGCCCTCCAGACGAGAAGAAGGCCTGCACAAATCGTTCGATTTTTCACATTCAAACGCCCCGCTCGGTGCTTATGCTATTTTTGCCAGATCGCTCAGTTTATCTATCCCCCGAAGAATCCCATGCTTCCGCCCCTCAGCCCGGCCGCGCTGAAGGCCGCTGCCCCGGACCCCGACCCGCTCGACGCGCGCGCCGAGGAGTACGCGCGACAGGCCCAAAAGATGGAAGCCCTGGGCCGGGTCGCGGTCGAAGTGGCCCACGACTTCAACAACCTGCTCACCGCCATTAACGGGTTCGCCGAACTGGTCGCCGACCTCCTGCCGGAGGACAGCCCCGCCCGGGAACCGGCCCGACAGATCCGGCTCGCGGGCCAGAAGGCCGTTGCCCTCACCCAGCAACTCGTGACGTTCGGGCGCCCGAACGGGAACAAGCCGCCGGTCGATCTGAACGATGTGCTCCACGAACTCGCCCCGATCATGGACCGGCTCGTCGGACCCGGTGTCGTCTTGGCGGTCGCTCCGGGACCCGAGCTGTGGGTGACCGGGGCCGACGCCGGGAGCGTGGAGCAGGTCATTCTGAACCTGTGCGCCAACGCCCGGGACGCGATGCCCGGTGGCGGGCAGTTGTGCATCGAAACGGCCAACGTCGCCCCCGAGGACCCGGGCGGGATCGGGTACGTGCTACTGGCGGTCACGGACACCGGTGAGGGGATGGCGACCGAGGTGCGGGCCCGATTGTTCGAGCCGTTTTACACGACCAAGCCCCCGGCACGCGGATCCGGGCTCGGGTTGGCCACGGTGTTCGGGGTGGTGCAGCGGGCCGGTGGGCGGGTCAACGTATCCAGTCAGCCGGGGCGCGGCACCCGGTTCGAGGTGTACCTGCCACGCAAGACCGAGAGCGCATCGGACCTCACCTGACGTGCCGAACCGCGCATTTAAGGGACGAGTAGGTACGAGCCGATTTGGGGGTGAGTAATAGAGTAATTCGGGCGGGTTCGCCCCGCGCGCCGCATTGCTCTCCTCCTCTCCCGACGGAGCGGGAATGAGTTCGCCTGATCCGAGTCCCCCGACGGTCCTCGTCGTGGACGACGAACCCCTCATCACACACCTGTTGGCGCTGACCCTGGGTCGGGCCGGATTCGTGGTCCGCACGGCCGGCAACGGGGCGGACGCGCTCGACGCGTACCGGGCCGGTGGGATCGACCTGGTGGTACTCGACGTCCAGATGCCCCGACCGTGGGACGGCCCCCGGACCCTGGCCGCGCTTCGGGCCGTGGACCCGGACGTGCGGGCCGTGTTCGTGTCCGGGAGCACGGGCGCGTACACGCACGAGGAGCTGCTCGCCCGCGGCGCGTTACGGGTGATCGCGAAACCGTTCCCGAGCCTGATTCGACTGGTCGAGGACCTCCGGGGGCTGATCCCGGGAGCGGAACCACCAGTCGGTACCGATGACGGGGCGAGCACGAGCGGCTGACTAAGGAGGCTCGTCACAATACGTTGACGAACTTTTCCCAGTCTCGGGCCGGATGGCGGAATTCCAATCGCCGTGGAACTTGTGGCGTTTGATCTTCACCATGTCCAGTTCCTCGTCCGTGAGCTTCGTTCCGAGCGGGTAGCTTGCCGTGTCGAGTTCGGCTTCGATTCGCAGGCCCTGTTCTGTCGTGGTATTCGCGATCAGGTTGATGATCACCTCGTGATCGATGATCACAGCGACGAACCGTCGGTGCCGCTTCTTAATGACAACTTGTCGATCCCGATCCGGCGGATCGGGCCCTGTGGAACCGTCGCCGCCTGCGCTCCAAGTTCTTCTCGGGGATCGCGGAGAACCGAGCCGCGTTGGCCACATCGGAGTTCCGGGGCAATTCGGTGGCGCGACGGAGTAAGCGCTCGGTGGCATGGGCACCATCCGCCAAAAAGTCGATCGGCGGGGTAAAACATGTACCGCAACGTTCGCAGGCGAACTGGCCCACGCGAACGGTCCGTTCGACCGTCACGCTCGACGCTATCCAGTACCGTGACGGGAATGTGTGGGCGTCGATCGAGCTGTGCTGCGAGAACCTCGGATTAAGCCTGGAAACGTAACGACACGAACTCGCAGGTAAGGACTGGGCAGATACCGCCGAGATGAGCGCAACTGGTCCCGACGACAAGCAGTACACCATGTCGATGATCGACCCCGACAC
The Gemmata palustris DNA segment above includes these coding regions:
- a CDS encoding IS1 family transposase, encoding MIEADELWSFVGSKGDVHWVWVALDLGTRRVLAMVLGDRSAATAQRLWDALPRGYRTGVTVYTDFLASYRGVIPRARHRPVGKDTGLTAHIERFWLTLRQRCARLVRKTLTFSKCPRNHLGALWYFIRLYNESRH
- a CDS encoding helix-turn-helix domain-containing protein, yielding MAKRQRIVSVTAKQRDELDRLLRRPSVAAGLAKRARAILLLAGGVSVSATGRLVAMQRRHLYKWIERFRQHGVAGLADGKRTGRPPVFSPRSCDPLGQDRLRTA
- a CDS encoding IS1 family transposase, with protein sequence MRNGLTHSGTPGFRCRGCDRRFVADPKTGPVPEATKDLVRRLLAERMGIRAIARAVGVSRSWLQGFVNELYRQETPHEPGPPPKSAARS
- a CDS encoding LCCL domain-containing protein yields the protein MPTVRKVLWIVPVALSFGLSAAPTVGGPQPAPTSEASKPRTGTDVEVKYIDDSVMKLKLLDEKLELVTKHGTLRIAVSEIRRIEFAIRLPAATTDKAAAAIAKLNHSDFKVRESATEELKELRDRAYPSLVKALKHEDPEVSRRAEEVVTFVRNKVPAAHLEPREFDVIHTDDSKIAGKLTTESLRVGTFQFGEQHLKLTDVRLVRTGPDPVEPAMNAQPAPLTLLNYANQFGKEFVFRVTGVQGPGQGNIWGSDVYTLDSGLATAVVHAGFAQPGETVVVKVRIIVPPQQFVGAARNGITSAPYGPFPAGAFEFIRK
- a CDS encoding response regulator codes for the protein MSSPDPSPPTVLVVDDEPLITHLLALTLGRAGFVVRTAGNGADALDAYRAGGIDLVVLDVQMPRPWDGPRTLAALRAVDPDVRAVFVSGSTGAYTHEELLARGALRVIAKPFPSLIRLVEDLRGLIPGAEPPVGTDDGASTSG
- a CDS encoding sensor histidine kinase translates to MLPPLSPAALKAAAPDPDPLDARAEEYARQAQKMEALGRVAVEVAHDFNNLLTAINGFAELVADLLPEDSPAREPARQIRLAGQKAVALTQQLVTFGRPNGNKPPVDLNDVLHELAPIMDRLVGPGVVLAVAPGPELWVTGADAGSVEQVILNLCANARDAMPGGGQLCIETANVAPEDPGGIGYVLLAVTDTGEGMATEVRARLFEPFYTTKPPARGSGLGLATVFGVVQRAGGRVNVSSQPGRGTRFEVYLPRKTESASDLT
- a CDS encoding IS630 family transposase, giving the protein MVKIACERPDEVGRSLSHWDCAERARQLITDEVVGSVSPQTVQRILANHKLKPWRKHLWLSPKAPRDAAFRKRVKNICTLYTRKLAPHEAVLCVDEKTSLQPRTRLSPTLAAQPELPVRVEHEYQRKGALNLFAAFDTRTGKVYAHTAERKRQKEFIEFLDQRDREIPASITKVHLVMDNLRMHTGKQVRAWLERHPRFKFHHPPVHCSWMNQVEQWFSILQRKRLAIADFADKAHLAERLHAFAAEWNEQAHPFNWTRKSVTKIMAKCELAKGENPVAIAA